A section of the Drosophila sechellia strain sech25 chromosome 3L, ASM438219v1, whole genome shotgun sequence genome encodes:
- the LOC116800923 gene encoding uncharacterized protein LOC116800923, whose protein sequence is MSPKKCEPPPEDSLATTEKATFLRLGHKNHSQWTALGSASFILISGGMSLAWGAGFAVHSTHRDQLLRTVHMQVAWYATAVLGALFGAFYTHRLPQQPIYIFSSILVIASGILFLAWPECPGAIIAARYLDGLANGLVFVPALSTVGEISVNEIRGLLASTVEQLSFNTGILMQLIYTAVWQVNWNVAIVADQVHGVLSIVYGVIALVLALTLCVESPVHLLMRSSEQRALVALRHLQRPYMVTSEMLLRLDEHKQYVAANREMCLGSSLQKGYPSVLKLLALRLLGVLSLNSIVCSALYETGNQLVSCLYAWPFVVFGLLRWGGCFFAVLLMDTTGRKKPTLFGIFSTGAFAIAYANLFGRTPHMITALVMLFSLQFFAGLGQCVSAAYLTEGFPLRIKPHMVAVVYIMEQAARLLLCSFLTSIAEITAYFHSLGGLSMVCFLLGIFCLPETRLVTLGEAQLKFSKWFNKDF, encoded by the exons ATGTCACCCAAGAAGTGTGAGCCGCCGCCCGAGGACTCGCTTGCCACCACTGAAAAGGCCACCTTTCTTCGTTTGGGCCACAAGAACCACTCCCAATGGACCGCGCTCGGATCAGCATCCTTCATCCTAATCTCTGGAGGAATGAGTTTGGCATGGGGAGCCGGATTCGCCGTTCACTCCACCCATCGGGATCAACTCCTGCGGACCGTGCACATGCAAGTCGCCTGGTATGCAACTGCCGTGCTTGGAGCCCTTTTTGGAGCATTTTATACTCACCGACTGCCACAGCAACCCATTTAT ATTTTTAGCTCCATCTTGGTTATTGCTTCCGGAATACTGTTCCTCGCTTGGCCAGAGTGTCCAGGTGCCATTATAGCCGCCCGGTATTTAGATGGATTGGCCAATGGTCTGGTATTTGTTCCCGCCCTAAGTACTGTGGGCGAGATTTCTGTGAACGAGATCCGTGGACTTTTGGCCTCCACGGTGGAGCAGCTCAGCTTCAACACCGGCATCCTTATGCAGCTGATCTACACGGCCGTGTGGCAAGTGAACTGGAACGTGGCCATTGTGGCAGATCAGGTGCATGGAGTGCTATCCATAGTCTACGGAGTTATAGCCCTGGTTTTGGCGCTAACTCTCTGTGTGGAGTCACCTGTCCACCTGTTGATGCGATCTAGTGAGCAAAGGGCGTTGGTTGCCCTGAGGCATCTTCAAAGGCCTTATATGGTGACCAGTGAAATGCTACTGAGATTAGATGAACACAAACAATATGTGGCCGCCAACAGGGAAATGTGTTTAGGATCGAGTCTGCAGAAAGGGTATCCATCGGTTCTGAAGCTTCTGGCCCTTCGATTGTTGGGAGTCCTGTCCCTGAACTCCATCGTCTGCAGTGCTCTCTACGAAACCGGCAATCAGTTGGTTAGCTGTTTGTATGCATGGCCTTTTGTGGTTTTCGGGCTGCTCCGATGGGGCGGATGCTTCTTTGCGGTGCTTTTGATGGACACCACTGGCCGGAAGAAACCGACCCTTTTCGGAATCTTTTCCACCGGAGCCTTTGCCATTGCATATGCCAACTTATTTGGACGAACACCTCATATGATCACCGCCTTGGTGATGCTCTTCAGTCTCCAATTCTTCGCGGGACTGGGACAATGTGTCTCTGCGGCTTACCTCACTGAAGGCTTTCCTCTGCGAATAAAACCACATATGGTGGCTGTAGTATACATAATGGAACAGGCTGCACGACTGCTCCTCTGCAGCTTTTTAACATCGATCGCTGAAATAACAGCATACTTTCACTCCCTGGGAGGACTTTCCATGGTGTGTTTTCTTCTCGGAATCTTCTGTCTGCCGGAAACTAGACTAGTTACTTTGGGAGAAGCACAGCTCAAGTTTTCCAAGTGGTTCAACAAGGATTTTTAG